The sequence AAAAATCGGCAGAGCCCGCCAGGAACGCCTGGGATCTGGCGGCCAACTACGAGCGTGGCGACTGGTCCTTCGGCCTGGGCTATGGCGACTGGGGCCCGGCCCGCCAGGCCACGCTGCGCGCCACCTACGCCCTCAATGACAGCTGGACCTTCTCTGCCTATCACCAGTACAGCCGGGGCTGGGACCATGCCAACTACGCAGTCGACGCCAGCCAGGGCGGTCGCCACACCACACGCCTGGCCAGCATCTACACCCAGGGCGCCAATGAGTACCACGTCAACGTGGGCTATGCCGGCAAGGCCGCAGGCCAGGGCGACACCCAGGCCCTGCAATGGACCCTGGCCTACAACCACAACTTCAGCAAGCTGACCAAGGTGTATGCGCTGTTCACCCGCATCCACAACCGCGACCAGGCCAGCTACGGCACGGGTGTGCAAGGCGGCGATCTGCGCTCGTTCGGCGTGGGCATTCGCCAGTATTTCTGAGCATGGTCGCCGTCTCAAAGAGGAGCCCTCGTGGCTTCTCTTTGCATGCAGCACTCTTTATTCAATAGCAACCTATGCGCCATGCATATGCGCCAGCTGCACTTTTTCTTTGTAACTTCGGCTTGCGAATTTCCGCTGCAGGACTACAGCGTTTTCGCCGAATCTTTGTAACATCTGCGGGCATGAAACGATTCATACGCCAGCTGCGTGCCTGCACGCTCGCCACCTTGCTGCCACTGGCCCCTTTGGCCGCAACCCATGCCGCGCCACCTACCGCTGCGGCCAATCAGGAAATCGAGCATTTGATTGTTCACCTCCGCAACTCGGGCTGCGAGTTCCAGCGCAATGGCAGCTGGTTTGACAGCAAGCAGGCGGCCGACCATCTGCGCAAGAAATACGACTACCTGCTTCGAAAAGACTGGGTGGCCACGGCAGAGGACTTCATCACCCGCGCCGGCAGCGAAAGCAGCATGAGCAGCAAGCCCTACCAGGTGCGCTGCGCCAACCAGGCGGCAGAGCCCAGTGCGACCTGGCTGCGCACCGAGCTCGAGCGCTACCGCAGCGCCCGCAAATAAGGCCGTTCAGGCCATGGGTGTGGCGCTGGCGCGCTGCACCGCCGCATCACACCAGCGCTGCGCCACCGCGGGTGAGGTGGTGCACACGGCCTCGTGGGTGACGGTGGTGACGGCACGCTCCAGCAGCTGGATATCGGCCTCATGCTGGCGCGCCACATGCGGGTCTTCAAAAAATATGGCGCGCTGGCAGCGGCGCTCCAGCACCAGGTCGGCAATCTGGGCATCCCCGCCCAAGGGGCCGCTGTGGTAGCGGTCCACCCAGGGGCGGTCCGTGGGCCAACCCTTGCTCCAGGCCAGCTCGTTGAGCTTTTGCCCTGTGGTGCCCGTGCCCACACGGCGCGCAAAGCGCGACAGCAATGCGAAGTTGCGCGCGGCAAAGTCCAGCATGGCCGGCTTCATGGCATCGTGGGCAATCAAGGCCACGGTCTGGCGCTCCAGGTCATGGAAGCGGTCGGCGCTGCGATCCGGCACCAGACCGGCATGGATGCGCTCCATCTCCACCCAGTCGCGGGTGCTGGCCACGGTAGACAAAAAAGGCTTGCCATGGATCACGCACTGGCGCTTCAGGGCCAGTGCCTCGGGAAAGATGGAGGACGGGTCCACCGGGTCCGTCAGGTAAATGGCGCCATCCAGCACACGGCCTTCACCAGGCATTCCCACCACCTCGGCCACCAGCTTCATCAGGCCACCATCGCGTCCATAGGGGTAGCGCACCAGGCCTTTGTAGCCCTGCAGCATGGCGGCTGCGGCAATGGCGTCATAGGTGCGGCCCACGGTGTGAAAGCCCAGCTGCAGCTGCCGAATGCCCGGCTCGCAGGCGCGCAGCAGGGCAAACAGGGCTCCATCTTCGTTCTGGTGGTGCAGGCGGTTGGCGGCGAGTCCCAAAAGCATGGTGGCGCATTCCTCTCAAAAGGCTGGAGCCGCCAAGCATAGACGCAAAAGCCGGCACGGCCTGGAGAAATGACCGAGGGGCCATTTGTCTGGCCGCCATGGCTGTGGGGCACGGCGGGGCCGCATGAAGTGCGGGCCCGTCGTTACCGTGGCAGCTATTCCACGCCTGCACCACCCTGCCATGACTTCCTGCACCGGCTACCCCGACATCGATGCCATCAAGATCGTGCACACCCCTGCCAGCGTCAACCACGCTCTGCAGGCCGGCTGGATCTTGCTGCAGGTTCACAACGCCCCGCCCACTGCGCACCAGGAACATGCCACGCTGATCTTTGTATTGGGCCGCCGTCGTGGCAGCAGCACCCGCGACAGCAATGCCGGCCCGGCCGAGCGCCCCTACTTTGACCTGCAGCCCGGTGACGATCCCGAGCACCCGCCCGTGAGCACCTTGCAGCAGCTGGAAATCCCCCCCTCGCCATCAGGCAGGTGACACCGAACCGCATCTCCACCCAGGGCAGCACCGCAGCTGCGCCCTGAAGGAAACCCTGGTGCCGTGGAAAGCGGCAGGGCTGCGGTATCCTCGGCCCAGTTTTTTCCAGCCTGCGGACGCCCGCCATGGTCCGGTTTGCCGGGCCATTTGCTTTTCCAGCACCGGGCTTTCGCACCCAGCCGCTTTCCCACGCCATGACTGCCTCGCTCCCTCTGCCCTGCATTGCCATCGCTGGCCCCACCGCATCCGGCAAAACCGCTGCGGCCCTGGCACTGGCTGCCGTGCTGCAGCAGCGCGGCCTGGCCGCAGAAATCATCAGCGTCGACTCCGCCTTGGTCTACCGCGGCATGGACATTGGCACGGCCAAACCTACGCCCGCCGAGCTGGCCGCCGTACCCCACCACCTGATCGACATTCTGGAGCCCACACAAAGCTATTCGGCCGCCGAGTTTGTGCGCGACACCGAACGCCTGGTGGCCGAGATTCGCGCGCGCGGTGCCGTGCCCCTGCTGGTGGGCGGCACCATGCTGTACTTCAAGGCCTTGTTTGAGGGGCTGGACGAAATGCCCCCCGCCGCCCCCGAGGTCCGCGCCCAGCTGGATGCCCAGGCTGCCGACATCGGCTGGCCTGCCATGCATGCCGAGCTGGCCAAGGTCGACCCCGAGGCCGCGGCCCGCCTGGCTCCCGGCGACAGCCAGCGCATCCAGCGCGCGCTGGAGGTGTGGCGCGTGTCCGGTCGGCCGCTGTCCAGCTTCCACACCGCCAAAGACCCATCGGCCCCGCGCTTTGATGCCACGCTTTTCTCGCTGGAGCCCACCGACCGTGCCTGGCTGCATGCGCGCATTGCCCAGCGTTTTGAACAGATGCTGGAGCAAGGCCTGGTGGAGGAAGTGCGCGCCCTGCGTGCCCGCCCCGAGCTGCACCTGGACCTGCCCAGCATGCGCTGCGTGGGCTACCGCCAGGTATGGGAAGAACTGGATTGGCAAGAGCGCGGGAGCAAGCCCGCGCTCAACCTGCACCTGGTGCGCGAAAAAGGCATTGCCGCCACCCGCCAGCTGGCCAAGCGCCAGATCACCTGGCTGCGCGGCATGCGAGAGCGCCAGACCATTGACTGCCAGGCACCCGACGCTATCGCCCAGCTGGTGATGGCCGCATGGGGCGTGGTGCAGGCCCGGCTGCCGCGCTGAAACCGCGCCAATGTGGCCCGGCAGCCGCTATCCCTTGGATAGCTGTTGCTGCAGATACAGCCTGCATTTCACAGAGGAATCCATCAAAAATCATTGCTGTCTCGGTAAAGGCAGCTATGGTTTTTTTCATGTCATTGCAGACCCGGCTGCCGCCTGGACTGCCTGCCCATCCACCGCATCGGCCACGCTCCAGGCCGCATAGGCCTGCGGGGGCAGCGCGGCCAGGTTGGCGCGCTGCAGCAGCACACGCACGGCATCCTTGCAGCGCGCCAACCGCAACTCCACGCCCCATTGCTGCATTTGTGCGGCAAAGCTGGCCAGGGCTTCCAGGCTGCTGCCGTCCAGATCGGAAGACTCCTCCAGGCTCAGCACCAGAGCCTGCAGCCCCGCACCACGCCCAGCTTGCACCTGGGCACCCAGGGCGGCAAACACCGCCTCGGCATTGCCAAAGAACAGCGGCGCCTCGGGTCTGGCAATCAGCAGGCCGGCCTGCACCTGGGCCTCGGGGTTCAGCGCTGCATCCACAAAATCATGGGACTGGGGCAAACGCCCCAGCCAGCTCAGACGCGGCTGGGCAAAGCGTTTGAGCAGCATGGCAATGCTGACCGCAATCGCCACCAGCAAGCCATCGAGCACGCCAAACAGCAGCACGGCGGCCAAGGCCGCCAGCACCACCAGCCGGTCGCGCTTCCAGGCGAAATAGGGTTTGAGCGCCGCCGGGCTCAAGCTATGGCCCACGGCATGCATGACCACGGCGGCCAGCAGGGGCTCGGGAATGCGCTCCATCCAGGCCAGCAGTTGCCAGACCAGCAAGCCTATGGCCGCGCAGGCAATCAGGCCTGCGGCCTTGCTCCGCGCCCCCGCCACCTCGTTGGCCGAGCTGGCCGAGTAGCCCGCCCCCACCGGCAGGCCCTGGAACAGCGCCGACAAGGTATTGGCCGCGCCCAGGGCCAGCAGGTCGCGGTTGGGCGAGACCGCATCGCCATGGCGCAAGGCCAGGCTGCTGATGGAGCTGTACGACTCGGCATACAGAATCAAGGCCAGGGCCATGGCCAGCTGGCCCACACGCAGCCACTCGGCCATGGCCAAGGTCGGCAGCTCGGGCCGTATGCCCCCCAGCGCCATGGACCCCACGCTGGCAATCCCCCAGGCCTGGCCATAGCCCAGGCTTTGAAAAACAATGCCGGCGGCAATCACCAGCAAGGCCCCGGGCACGGCCTTGAAGCGCCCCAACAGCCGCAGGGCCAGCAAGCCAGCCAGCAGCATGGCGAGGCCCGGCATATGCCAGGACCGCCACTGGCTGAACAGCTCCCAGCCGTAGCGCAGAAAATCGCTGTGCACCGGGTGTACGCCCACGGCCACGGGCAGTTGCTTGAGCACAATGGTCAGCGCCAACCCCAGCGCAAAACCGCGCAGCACGGGCTTGGCAATGAACTGCGACACCGCACCCAACCTGGCCAGGGCCGCCAGAAAAAAGATCACCCCCGCCATCAACACCATGGCCAGGCCCATGGCATGCTGCTGCGCCCCGCTCACATGCAACACCGACGCAGTGGCCGCCGCCAACACCGCCGCCGAGGACGAAGTGGACGAAACGATGGCAAAACGGCTGCTGCCCAGCAAGCCATAGGCCAGCAGACCGGCAAACAAGGCCACGACACCGGCCTGGGGCGGCACACCAGCAATGCCGGCATAGGCCACGGCCTCGGGCAGCAGCAGGCCAGCGATCGACAGGCCTGCCACCCAATCAGCCCCCCGAGGCAGTGACGGCATTCGCATCGGAGCACTCCTATTCTTTGATGGGATGGGTAAATCTTTTGGAGGCGGCCAGAGCCAGTAGCCCGCCCCAAATCTGCCGCTCAGGGGGTTGACTGAACCCCTGCCCATCCCGGAAGGAAGCGCGCCTGCGGGCCGCGGGCCAATGCCACGGCAGCCACCACAGCCGACTCGGGCAGGCCTTGGCCGCCCTGGCTGCTCAAGCTCTTTTTGTCGAAATGCGGGCGAAAGAAATCGGCCCACAAAAACTCCACAAAGGGGGCGGAGTCCTTGGCATAGCCGCCGGCCTTGCGCACCTCGCCGGCCAGGCTGCGGTAGGGGTCGTCCTTGAGCTGCTCCAGGCGCTTGGGAATGGCGCTGAATGCCTGGCGCCGGCCTTTTTCGTCGTAGGGATGGGTCCAGTGGTGGAACTCCATCAGCCGCCAGAACATATCCGGCTCCACCGCGCTGTAATCGGCCAGCAGCATGACCCAGACCTGGTCCACGCTTTCTTGCATCAGCGCCTGGCCCAAGTGGTGGTGGTCCACGATGAAGAAAAGCCCACGCGGCCCGCGCACGGCCGGGAACCAGTGGCTGTGCAGCAGCTTGTCTCTGGCCTTGGATTTGAGTTGCGCCCATTGGGCGCGTTTGACGGCCACCTCGGCGGCCCCCACCGTCATTTGCGTGGGCCGCAAATCGGCCAGCGCGACCTGCTCCATATGCTGCTGAATCGGCATTGCAACTCCTGCGACAAGCAATGCCCCATTGTCAGCCAAGCCCACGCGGCCCGGGTTGGCAGTGGTCCAGGGTGATGCAAAACAGCAGCACCCAAGACCATTTGCCCATTCACCCCGGCGCGCGCACCCGGTAGCTTTTGCTCTCGAAAGCCACCTCCACCACATCCCGGCGCTGGTTCACCGCCAGCGTCATGGCAAAAAACAGATTGCACAGCAGATTGCAGGCTCGGGGCAGCACGGCAGGCACTTCACGCCCCTCCTGCTCCACACGCACCATGCAGCGAATGGCTTTTTTGGCGGCCGACCGACATTGGTGCAGCTGGGGCACGGGCGCGCTGCCGCGCGGCAGCACAAAGGCGTGCAGACGCTCGCCGGCTTGCGCGCGGTAGTAGCCCAACCGATCTTTCAACCAGTCCAGATCGCTTTCCTCCACCGCCAGCTTGCCGCGAATCGAGCCATTGATGTGAAAGGCCAGCGGCTGCAGCCGGTCCAGATCGGCCAACAGATCGGCGTATTCCGGCGGCGTGGCGGCCAGTGCGCTGCCAATCAGGGCGCAGAGCTCGTCGGTGGTGACTTCGAAGTCACACAGATAGGAGGTCTCGCAGATAAAGGGGTAGCACACCTCGTCGAGGATGGGGCTGGGCTTCATATCGGGTCTTTCCATGCAGCGGGCATGACCGCGGCAGTCTGTGGCATCTGCAGGCAGCGTGCCAGCACCGCGGCCGCCACGTCCAGGCGTGGGCCAGGTCGGGTCACGGCGCGGCTTTCCGCCTGACTCAGACGGCAGACCTGGCCGGTGCGCACGGCGCGCAGCTTGGCCCAACCCGGGCGCTGGGCCAGCTCTCGCGCCGTGGCGCCATGGGTTTGAATGATCAGGTCCGGATCGGCCTTGAGCACAAACTCCGGCGCCAGACGCGGAAACGGCCGGTCACTGACTGGCACGATGTTCTGCACCTCCAGCAACGCAAGCAGCTGCCCCATGAAGGAGCCGGGTGCGGCAGCAAACAATGCGGCATCCACCTCCAGATACACACGTGGAGCCGGGCGCCCCTGGCGATCCTGCTGGCTGCGCTGCACCACCTGCATCATTCTTTGCTGCAGCAGCTGCCACAGCGCCTCGCCTCTTTGCTGCTGCAGCACGCTGTCCACCTGCAGCAGCATGGCCCTCACCTCGGGCAGGGTGCTGGCATCCGCCACCACCACGCGCAGGCCAGCGGCCTCCAACCGCCGCTGTGCAGGCGGCACCCGCCCCATGAACACCACATCGGGGCGCAGCTGGATGATGCGTTCGATATCAGGCTCCCAGGTACGCCCCAGCTGAGGCAGATGGCGCACAGCCGGGGGATCTTCGGAAAACACATCCACCCCCACCAGCCGCCCGCAGGCCCCCAGCGCACACACGGCCTCTGTGAGCGAGGGCAGCAAAGAAACAATGCGCTGCGGCGCGGGAATGGGGGCTGGCAGCGGCGCAGGATCGGCCACCGCCCAGCCCGCCACGGCGCACAGCAAGGCGGCAGTGGCCTGGCGCAGGGTACGCAGGCAGGGGTTTAGTGCGGCGTCCATTTCAAACTGACAAAGAAGGTGCGGCCTGCGCTGGCGTAGCCCTTGCTGGGGGCATAGTCCTTGTCTGCCACATTGTTCAGACGAGCCAGCAAGCGCCAGTCCCGGCTCAATGCACGCTCGGCATACAAGTTCACCAGACCATAGCCGGGCAACTGCTGCGTGTTCTCGGCATCGACTTGGCGCTGGCTGTACAGCTGGGCTTCACTGCCCAGGGTCCAACCGGCCAGCTGTGTGTCTGCATAGAGCTTGAGCATGCGCTTGGAGCGGTAAGGCAGCAGCTTGTCGTTCTCCTGATTCTTGGGCTGCATGAAGTCCAGCGAGCCGCCCATATTCCAGCCTGCCACCCGGGTCGAGCCGGACAGTGTCAGACCCGTCAGCTCCACCTTTTCCCAGTTGCGATAGCAGTTGCAGGCTGCAGAACCGCTCCATTCATAGGTGATCTGGTCCCGGATCTTGTTGCGGTAGACCACGGCCGACAACTTGTTCTGGCCTTGCTCGAAATGCAGGCCGGTTTCAATGTTACGGCTGCTTTCCGGGCGAAGATCAGGCGAAGACTGGCCTGTGAAACGCTCATACAGCGTGGGAGTCCGAAAGGCTGTGCCTGCCGAAGCCACCCAGCGCAGGCTGTCGTTGATCTGCAGCCCATAGCCCACGCCTCCGGTGGTCTTGCTCTTCTGGTCGCGCACATCATCGTGGCGCATATGGGCATTGAAGCTGTGCGCCCCGGTTTGCCAGCCCCAGCCCAAGGCAATGGCGTTTTGCACGCGCTTGCTATCTGTATTCACAAGAGAGGAATAAGGTGAGAGCGAGTAATCTGTCTTCAGACGGTCTTCCGTACGCTCATAGTCCACGTTGAAGCGGTGCCCGCCCAATGTCCAGATGTTCTGCCACAGCAGGCCTGCGCTGCGGCCCTCGGCCGATTCCGGGGCGCTGGTGTGGCGGTCGGTGTCCATGCCGGTGTGCGAGAGCTGCACCACGCTGCGATAGCTGCCCGTCCACTGGGCTGCCCACTTCACGCTGGCCGTGGTGGTTTTGACAATGTCGAAATCATCAAATGGCGCGGGGCTTTGATCGTATTGGGCCTTGAGACGGTTGTAGCGCAAGCTGCCGTCCAGAGTGTGGATGCCGGTCTTGTAGCCCAGGTTCAGCCCCACCGAGCTGTTGGAATATCCGTCTTTATCGGGATTGGGCGCCCATTGATTACCCGGATTCACATCCCAGCCATCGCTGCGCTCATCCGCCAGATTCAGTGCATAGCTCAGGCCATTGACGCCACCGGAAATCCCTGCGGCAGCCTTGCTGCTCTTGTGGGTGCCATAGCCCAGCTCCACATAGGGCACGGGCGCACCTTCCTTGCCTTTGCGGGTGAAGATTTGAATCACACCACCCATGGCATCCGAGCCATAAATGGCAGCGGCAGGGCCGCGCAGCACTTCAATGCGTTCGATCTGCGCCAGCGGCAACGTCGCCCACACAGCGCCGCCTTGCATTTCCTGCGTGCCAAATCGCACACCATCCACAAACACCACGGCATGCTGATTGCTCATGCCGCGCAAATACACGCTGGTGGCTTGCCCGGGCCCGCCACTGCGGTTGATTTGCACGCCAGGAACCCGCGCCAGCACATCGGCCACACCAACCGCGCCAGAGCGTTCAATCTCTGCACTGTCGATCACGGTCATATCGGCCGTCACGCTTTCCAAAGACTGGGGCATGCGTGCGGCCGTCACCACGGTTTCGGACAGTCGCGACGCCGAAGCGGTTTGCGCCAGCACGCCGGCGCTGCACAAGGCCATGACGGCGCCCGCCACAGCAGCCAGAGGACAACGCACACGGGCGCACAGGCCTTCCGCGGAGAATTGCTTGAAGTTTTGCATCAATGAATCAAAGGTTGGCACCGGCGTCCCCGCCCGTGCAGCTTGCACCACCAGCCGCCTGCGGACAGGTGCTGAACCTTTTGGCCGGTATCCAGACTGGCGCACCCGCTGCCTCGGCCTTCCCAGAGCGCCAGGCTCCAGTGGCGGGAAAAGAGACAGGGTGGTCTTGCGACCGGTGCGCTCACTGTTGCGGGGGCAGTACATGCTGTGCAGGCTGCAAGGCCTGCATCCATGTTTCCCGTTTAACCACAGCGCCAGAACAGCGCCGTGAGCACCAAAGGCCGGCATTGTACGAAGCCTGGCTTACAGCCCGCTTGTGTGAGAGCTCCCTCACATGCTGCACCGCTTGCACTGTGCCGTGCCTCGCAAGGAGGCAGAAAAGAGCACCGTCCCGCCGGCAAGAAAATGGGCCCGCACCGCGCAAGCTGTCCCATGTAAAAAGCGCCTGCAGGGCTTGCAGGCGCTTGCGGGGCAAAGGCCCGATGCATCCCTCCGCAGGCCTAGCCCCGAGGCTTGCTGGCAGGCAAGGCCGGCGGCTGCGCCGCGCTGAGGGCGGGGACTGCCGGGGCGTGCCGGGCGATGGCTGCGGTGCTGCTGCCCGCAACCCGGGCCGCAGCGCTCTTTCGGGCCTGCTCGCGCGCCTGGCGGCGTTGAAAGCGCAGCAGCTCCTTGTCGTTGCGGCGGATATGCAGCGACAGCCAGTCGCGCAGCACGCTCGACAGCTGGGCCGCCACGGTGATGCTGCCGGCCTGCAGCTTTTTCTCCAGGCTCCACAGCTGGTCCATGAAATGCTGGTGGCCTATCTTGTGGTTGTCCAGATCCGGAAAACCCATCTGCGCCATGATGTGCTCCTCATTGCGCAGATGCTCCTGGGTGCTGACGATCACCCTGTGCAAAATGGTTTCCACCACAGCCCGGCCCTGGCCTTCGCTGGTGGCGGTGTGCAACTCGTTGACCAGCTCCACCAGCAGGCGGTGGTCTGCGTCGATGGGGCCGCCATCGATCACCATGTCATCGGCCCATGCAAAGTAAGCCATGGATCAGGCCTCCAGTGCCGGCAGCGCCTGTCGCGCGGCCAGTGCAGGCTGGGCATAGGTCAGCGTGGTTGCCGTGCCCTTGAACACGCTGACGGCCTGCACCAGCGCCTGGGCCTGAGCCTCCAGCGACTGGGCTGCGGCGGCCGATTCCTCCACCAGGGCCGCGTTGGACTGGGTGACCTGGTCCATCTGCATCATGGCCTGGTTGATCTGCTCGATGCCATGGGTCTGGTCTTCGCTGGCCTCGCTGATCTCGTTCATGATGTCCGCCACGCGGCGCACGCTGACCACGATTTCGTCCATGGTACTGCCGGCTTTTTCCACCAGCGTGCAGCCGTTGCCGACGTTGTTGACCGACTCGTCGATCAGGCCCTTGATTTCCTTGGCGGCCTCGGCTGAGCGGCCGGCCAGGGAGCGCACCTCGGAGGCCACCACGGCAAAGCCCCGGCCCTGCTCGCCTGCGCGGGCCGCTTCCACGGCGGCGTTCAGCGCCAGGATATTGGTCTGGAAGGCAATGCCGTCAATGATGCCGATGATGTCGGCGATCTTGCGCGACGAGGTGTTGATGGCTTCCATGGTGTGCACCACTTCGCCCACCACCTGGCCACCGCGCACGGCGACCTTGGAGGCGGTTTCGGCCAGCTCGGCAGCCTGGCGGCCGTTGGCGAAGTTCTGGCTCACGGTGCCGGCCAGCTCCTGCATGGCGGCCGTGGTTTCTTCCAGCGCACTGGCCTGCTCCTCGGTGCGGCCCGACAAATCCAGGTTGCCGGTGGCAATTTGCGAGGTGGCCGTGGCAATCGCATCGCTGCCGTTACGCACCTCGCCCACGATGTCCGAAAGGCTGTGGTTCATGGTCTGCAAGGCCATCAGCAGCTGACCGGTTTCATCCTGGCTGCGCACGGTGATGCGGCTGCCCAGATCACCTGCGGCCACGGCCTGGGCCACTTGCACGGCTTCACCCAGCGGCCGGGTGATGGCGCGGGTGATGCGCCAGGCCAGGAACAGGCCCAGCCACATGGCTGAAAAACCAATACCCGCCACCCACAGGCGAGCGGACTGGGTGTCGTCCACCGCCTTGTGGCCGGCATCCACCACCAGCTGCTTTTCGATCACGGCCAGGGCATCGGCGTTTTGCTGCACCTGCCCCAGCTGCACCAGGGTGGTGCCCAGCAGCTCCTGGCGGGCCGCATCATCCTGGCCGGCGTCCAGCAGCTCGTAAAAGCGCTTTTGCGATTCCACATACAGGCCGCGCGCGGCCTCGGCCTTTTTCAGCAGATCGCGTGCTTCGGGGCGCTTGATCTGCTCATTGAGCAGATTGAACGCAGCCACAAAGCGCTCGCGGCCCTGTGTGATCTCGGTACGCAAGACCTGACGCTCGGCCGGCGCGCTGACCAGCTGCTGCACCGTGCGCCGGGCATTGGCCAGGGCAATGGTGCTGAGGGTATTGGCCGCTTCGGTCTTGACCCATTCCACATCGATGATGTCGCGCGTGGTGTGGCCCACGCTGGTCAAGCGCACCACGGACACCACGAGGATGATGAACATCAAGACATTGATGGTGAAAAAGGCCAAGCCCAGCTTGGCGCCAATACGCAGGCTGCCACCTGCGGTGAATGAGGGAAGAGGCATGGAAAAGAGAAGAAGGGAACAAGCCAAAAAATGCCCCACTGTCTAGCAGCGGGCGTCAAACATCTATTGATACACCAAGTAACAACTTATCACGCCTGACTTACCGCAAGCTTTACGCGAATTCCCCTCCCCCAAGGCGCAGCGGCCACGCAAGCCCATTGCGCCGCCACGCCCGCAAGGCCCCAGCACCCACGGCGGCCACACAGCCTTTGCAAGCTTCACGTAAGCATGCACTACCATGCAGGCATGCAATCTTTATTCGCTTCTCCCATTTCTCTTCGCTGGCTGCGCCGTGGCGCCCTCACCCTGGCCGCTGGCCTGTGCCTGGCACTGACGGCCTGCGGCGGCACCATGGCCTCCAATGCGGGCAGCAGCTCGGGCAGCGGCATCACGGTGTTTGGCGACATCGACGCCAACGCCTCACGCACCCGCTGACAACGCCCCGCCCATAAAAAATGCCCCGCCAGGCAAGGCCTGCGGGGCATGGGCACACGGCGAAAGCGCTGGCTTATCCGCCGTGGGCAGCGATGTCGCGCTCCACTTCGGCGTGGATGGCCTGCACCCGTGCAGAGGGGCCCTTGCCCAACAGGCTCACCAGCACAATGGCCAGGCTGGACAGTGCAAAGCCCGGCACGATCTCATACAGCTTGAACCACTGGTATTGCTGCCACACCAGCACGGTGACGGCACCCACCACCATGCCGGCCAAGGCGCCATTGCGCGTCATGCGCGGCCACAGCAGCGACAGCAGCACCAGCGGGCCAAAGGCCGCACCAAAACCGGCCCAGGCATTGCTGACCATGGACAGCACCTTGCTGTCCGGATCCTGGGCAATGGCGATGGCCACCACCGCCACCGCCACCGCAAACACCATGGCCCGGCCGAACCAGACCAGCTCTTGCTGGCTGGCCTGCTTGCGCAAAAAGGTTTTGTAGATGTCTTGCGTCAACGCACTGGAGCACACCAGCAGCTGGCAGGACAGGGTGCTCATCACCGCAGCCAGCAAGATGCCGGCCACACTGGTTGCAGCCCGAGCGCTACAGACAGCGCTGGTGCATGGCACGGGCGAAACCGGGCATTCTAGTTGCCTGCGCCAACCGCCCCGGCGCAGCCCGGCCTGGCCACCCGCTGCTGCGGCCCGCACCGCCATGTGGGCACTCACCTGCACCCGACACACAGGCCGCCGAAAGCTTCCCATACCTAAAAATCTAGGCATTTACCCTGAGTCTTCCCCACAGCTTGCTTGCACAACCCTGTGGACAAGTCGTTCCCGCCGCGTGCAAAGC comes from Comamonas sp. GB3 AK4-5 and encodes:
- a CDS encoding DUF5329 domain-containing protein — translated: MKRFIRQLRACTLATLLPLAPLAATHAAPPTAAANQEIEHLIVHLRNSGCEFQRNGSWFDSKQAADHLRKKYDYLLRKDWVATAEDFITRAGSESSMSSKPYQVRCANQAAEPSATWLRTELERYRSARK
- a CDS encoding methylglyoxal synthase, whose protein sequence is MLLGLAANRLHHQNEDGALFALLRACEPGIRQLQLGFHTVGRTYDAIAAAAMLQGYKGLVRYPYGRDGGLMKLVAEVVGMPGEGRVLDGAIYLTDPVDPSSIFPEALALKRQCVIHGKPFLSTVASTRDWVEMERIHAGLVPDRSADRFHDLERQTVALIAHDAMKPAMLDFAARNFALLSRFARRVGTGTTGQKLNELAWSKGWPTDRPWVDRYHSGPLGGDAQIADLVLERRCQRAIFFEDPHVARQHEADIQLLERAVTTVTHEAVCTTSPAVAQRWCDAAVQRASATPMA
- the miaA gene encoding tRNA (adenosine(37)-N6)-dimethylallyltransferase MiaA; its protein translation is MTASLPLPCIAIAGPTASGKTAAALALAAVLQQRGLAAEIISVDSALVYRGMDIGTAKPTPAELAAVPHHLIDILEPTQSYSAAEFVRDTERLVAEIRARGAVPLLVGGTMLYFKALFEGLDEMPPAAPEVRAQLDAQAADIGWPAMHAELAKVDPEAAARLAPGDSQRIQRALEVWRVSGRPLSSFHTAKDPSAPRFDATLFSLEPTDRAWLHARIAQRFEQMLEQGLVEEVRALRARPELHLDLPSMRCVGYRQVWEELDWQERGSKPALNLHLVREKGIAATRQLAKRQITWLRGMRERQTIDCQAPDAIAQLVMAAWGVVQARLPR
- a CDS encoding SulP family inorganic anion transporter: MRMPSLPRGADWVAGLSIAGLLLPEAVAYAGIAGVPPQAGVVALFAGLLAYGLLGSSRFAIVSSTSSSAAVLAAATASVLHVSGAQQHAMGLAMVLMAGVIFFLAALARLGAVSQFIAKPVLRGFALGLALTIVLKQLPVAVGVHPVHSDFLRYGWELFSQWRSWHMPGLAMLLAGLLALRLLGRFKAVPGALLVIAAGIVFQSLGYGQAWGIASVGSMALGGIRPELPTLAMAEWLRVGQLAMALALILYAESYSSISSLALRHGDAVSPNRDLLALGAANTLSALFQGLPVGAGYSASSANEVAGARSKAAGLIACAAIGLLVWQLLAWMERIPEPLLAAVVMHAVGHSLSPAALKPYFAWKRDRLVVLAALAAVLLFGVLDGLLVAIAVSIAMLLKRFAQPRLSWLGRLPQSHDFVDAALNPEAQVQAGLLIARPEAPLFFGNAEAVFAALGAQVQAGRGAGLQALVLSLEESSDLDGSSLEALASFAAQMQQWGVELRLARCKDAVRVLLQRANLAALPPQAYAAWSVADAVDGQAVQAAAGSAMT
- a CDS encoding ParB-like protein; amino-acid sequence: MPIQQHMEQVALADLRPTQMTVGAAEVAVKRAQWAQLKSKARDKLLHSHWFPAVRGPRGLFFIVDHHHLGQALMQESVDQVWVMLLADYSAVEPDMFWRLMEFHHWTHPYDEKGRRQAFSAIPKRLEQLKDDPYRSLAGEVRKAGGYAKDSAPFVEFLWADFFRPHFDKKSLSSQGGQGLPESAVVAAVALARGPQARFLPGWAGVQSTP
- a CDS encoding ABC transporter substrate-binding protein; protein product: MDAALNPCLRTLRQATAALLCAVAGWAVADPAPLPAPIPAPQRIVSLLPSLTEAVCALGACGRLVGVDVFSEDPPAVRHLPQLGRTWEPDIERIIQLRPDVVFMGRVPPAQRRLEAAGLRVVVADASTLPEVRAMLLQVDSVLQQQRGEALWQLLQQRMMQVVQRSQQDRQGRPAPRVYLEVDAALFAAAPGSFMGQLLALLEVQNIVPVSDRPFPRLAPEFVLKADPDLIIQTHGATARELAQRPGWAKLRAVRTGQVCRLSQAESRAVTRPGPRLDVAAAVLARCLQMPQTAAVMPAAWKDPI